A window of the Acetobacteraceae bacterium genome harbors these coding sequences:
- the gltB gene encoding glutamate synthase large subunit, translated as MPNTNQNAFQSPFQTASEKNYVQSWEANKTKLEGSHLSTKEQDSCGVGLIASLDGKPSRDVVLAGIEALSNIWHRGAVDADGKTGDGSGIHVEIPQDFFAEAIHKAGKLKIEGKIAVGMVFLPRNNLASQEHGRQIIETEILRFGYQIYGWRQVPINTAFIGEKANATRPEIEQIMIRNSLQREEALFERDLYIIRRRIEKAVSKAHLDLYLCSLSCRSVIYKGMFLAENLVDFYPDLLDGRFVSRFALYHQRYSTNTFPTWKLAQPFRRIAHNGEINTLSGNMNLMQSQEILFQDEALNPYLEDLKPVIQPSGSDTAVLDNVFELLTFADRDAPSVKNILIPAACGSDIAMSDALRDYYLYCNAVMPPWDGPAAICGTDGRWMIAGLDRSGLRPLRYSVTKTGLLIVGSESGIVRLPETDIAYQKQLGPGETLAFDMAEAKLYLPEETQKLLASRFPYAKWMEKRQNLSQRLSHHGDQPKMPEAELHRRKVAANMSYEQMEIILQPMVAQGAEAIGSMGDDTPLQVLSSHYRGLPRYFRQRFSQVTNPPIDPLRETRVMSVHTQIGPHYNLLADGPEHCGRFHLKSPILSNGQYDQLKAICSTEAFEIDCCFDLEAGEAGLKNGLESIRQQAEKIVKAQRDTGKFAHLFLTTEKSGKNRVAMPIVLAVAAVHTHLMRTGLSPFASLNLRSGCVMDTHSLAVCIGVGAHTVNPFLVEHLIAERLEKNLHPDLTLAKAVENYLTAAKKGLLKIMSKAGISLISAYRGGYNFEAIGLSRALSAEFFPGMPSRLSGIGLQGIARHLLKAHHEAWEKETLSALPVGGQYRQRPRGEEHALSGEVIRKLQKAVKENSFPLYQEYAAEVRSKKPIALRDLLDFKPASAPIPIDEVEGITSLRKRLVAPGISLGALSPEAHETLAIAMNRIGAKSDSGEGGEDAERYRPRPNGDNACSQIKQVASGRFGVTADYLNHCREIEIKVAQGAKPGEGGQLPGFKVTGLIAKLRHATPGVTLISPPPHHDIYSIEDLAQLIYDLKQINPEALVTVKLVARSGIGTIAAGVAKAKADGILISGYNGGTGASPLSSIHYAGMPWEMGLSETHQMLMLNRLRHRMVLRVDGGIKTGRDIVIAAMLGAEEFGIGTASLIAMGCLMVRQCHSNTCPVGVCVQDPELRKKFAGKPEDVINLFTLIAEDVRHLLASLGVRSLKEIIGRSDLLRQISRGADELEDLDLNSLLVQSDEDGTARYCTLKERNEVPDSLDGVIIQDAAPLFERKEKLHLHYRVRNTHRAVGTRISSKIVRQFGMDGLQDGHLTLSLHGTAGQSLGAFGVKGLKIQVEGDANDYVGKGLSGAIIALSPSPSQSGDPQQNSIAGNTLLYGATSGYLFAAGQVGERFAVRNSGAVGVVEGCSSNACEYMTGGIAVILGETGDNFGAGFTGGRAFVLDQSGTFESKLNRNGLNWHRIEKDSAEAKELKTLIERHVTETQSLYAKNLLKNWDMLLPQFWYIVPKDYENFLKQHGK; from the coding sequence ATGCCAAACACAAATCAAAACGCTTTTCAAAGCCCTTTTCAAACCGCTTCTGAAAAAAACTATGTCCAATCATGGGAAGCTAACAAAACCAAGCTGGAAGGGTCCCATCTCTCCACCAAAGAGCAGGATTCCTGCGGTGTTGGCCTCATTGCGTCTTTAGATGGCAAGCCCAGCCGTGACGTTGTGCTGGCAGGGATTGAGGCGCTTTCCAATATTTGGCATCGGGGCGCTGTGGATGCGGACGGCAAAACAGGGGACGGGTCAGGGATTCATGTTGAAATTCCGCAAGATTTCTTTGCCGAAGCCATTCATAAAGCCGGCAAACTCAAAATAGAAGGAAAAATTGCGGTCGGCATGGTCTTCCTCCCCCGCAATAATTTGGCTTCCCAAGAGCATGGACGCCAGATTATCGAAACCGAAATTTTGCGCTTTGGCTATCAGATTTATGGCTGGCGGCAAGTGCCCATCAATACGGCCTTTATCGGGGAAAAGGCCAATGCCACACGCCCCGAAATTGAGCAAATCATGATCCGCAACAGCCTCCAGAGAGAGGAGGCGCTCTTTGAGCGAGACCTCTATATTATCCGCAGGCGGATTGAAAAAGCGGTCTCCAAAGCGCATTTGGACCTTTATCTCTGCTCCCTTTCCTGCCGTTCGGTGATTTATAAAGGCATGTTTTTGGCCGAAAATCTGGTCGATTTCTATCCTGATCTGCTCGATGGGCGCTTTGTCTCACGTTTTGCGCTCTACCATCAGCGCTATTCCACCAATACGTTTCCAACATGGAAACTGGCCCAGCCTTTCCGCCGTATTGCCCATAATGGCGAAATCAACACGCTCTCGGGCAATATGAATTTGATGCAGTCGCAGGAAATCCTGTTCCAAGACGAGGCTCTCAATCCCTATTTAGAGGATTTAAAACCTGTGATTCAGCCTTCCGGCTCAGATACAGCCGTGCTGGATAATGTCTTTGAACTGCTGACCTTTGCCGATCGGGATGCGCCTTCTGTTAAAAATATCCTTATTCCTGCGGCCTGTGGGTCAGATATTGCCATGTCAGACGCTTTGCGGGATTATTACCTCTATTGCAATGCGGTCATGCCCCCTTGGGACGGGCCTGCGGCGATTTGCGGAACAGATGGCAGATGGATGATTGCTGGCCTCGACCGCTCCGGCCTGCGCCCATTGCGGTATAGCGTGACCAAAACAGGCCTCCTGATTGTCGGCTCTGAAAGCGGTATTGTCCGCCTGCCTGAAACAGACATCGCCTATCAAAAACAATTAGGCCCTGGCGAAACCTTGGCCTTTGATATGGCAGAGGCGAAACTTTACCTCCCCGAAGAAACCCAAAAACTGCTGGCAAGCCGCTTTCCTTATGCCAAATGGATGGAAAAGCGCCAAAATCTCTCCCAGCGCCTTTCCCATCATGGCGATCAGCCCAAAATGCCAGAGGCGGAATTACACCGCCGAAAAGTCGCCGCCAATATGAGCTATGAGCAGATGGAGATTATTCTCCAGCCAATGGTGGCGCAGGGGGCAGAAGCGATTGGCTCAATGGGCGATGATACGCCCTTGCAGGTGCTTTCAAGCCATTATCGGGGACTGCCACGCTATTTCCGCCAAAGATTCAGCCAAGTCACCAATCCTCCCATTGATCCCTTACGGGAAACACGGGTCATGTCTGTCCATACTCAAATCGGCCCGCATTATAATCTCCTCGCAGATGGGCCGGAACATTGTGGGCGTTTTCATCTCAAATCCCCCATTTTAAGCAATGGGCAATATGACCAGCTCAAAGCAATTTGCAGTACGGAAGCCTTTGAAATTGATTGCTGTTTTGACCTCGAAGCAGGCGAAGCCGGCCTCAAAAACGGCTTGGAATCCATTCGCCAGCAGGCCGAAAAAATTGTCAAAGCCCAGCGTGATACGGGTAAATTTGCCCATCTTTTCCTCACCACGGAAAAAAGCGGCAAAAACCGTGTCGCCATGCCAATTGTGCTGGCGGTGGCTGCGGTGCATACGCATTTAATGCGTACTGGCCTCTCGCCCTTTGCCTCCCTCAATTTACGCTCTGGCTGTGTGATGGATACGCATAGCCTCGCCGTGTGCATTGGCGTTGGAGCGCATACGGTCAATCCGTTCCTTGTGGAGCATTTGATTGCTGAACGGCTTGAGAAAAACCTCCATCCTGACCTGACCTTGGCAAAAGCGGTCGAGAATTACCTCACCGCCGCCAAAAAAGGCCTGCTGAAAATCATGTCCAAGGCTGGTATTTCCCTGATTTCTGCCTATCGGGGGGGGTATAATTTTGAAGCGATTGGCCTGTCCCGTGCGCTCAGTGCCGAATTTTTCCCGGGCATGCCTTCACGCCTTTCGGGGATTGGGCTTCAAGGGATTGCACGCCACCTGCTCAAAGCGCACCATGAGGCTTGGGAGAAAGAAACCCTTTCAGCACTGCCTGTGGGCGGTCAATACCGCCAGCGCCCAAGAGGCGAGGAACATGCGCTCTCTGGCGAAGTGATCCGCAAGCTTCAAAAAGCGGTCAAAGAAAATTCTTTTCCGCTCTATCAGGAATATGCTGCCGAAGTGCGCTCTAAAAAGCCGATTGCGCTCCGGGATTTACTCGATTTCAAACCCGCCTCTGCACCCATTCCCATTGATGAGGTCGAGGGCATCACCTCCTTGCGCAAACGCCTTGTTGCCCCGGGAATTTCCCTTGGCGCGCTCAGTCCCGAAGCGCATGAGACGCTCGCCATTGCCATGAACCGCATCGGCGCAAAATCGGATTCAGGCGAAGGGGGCGAAGATGCCGAACGCTATCGCCCACGTCCGAATGGCGATAATGCCTGCTCCCAAATCAAGCAGGTTGCCTCGGGACGTTTTGGCGTCACCGCAGATTACCTCAACCATTGCCGTGAAATTGAAATCAAAGTCGCCCAAGGCGCAAAACCCGGGGAAGGTGGCCAGCTCCCGGGCTTTAAAGTCACGGGGCTGATTGCTAAGCTCCGCCATGCGACCCCGGGTGTCACCCTGATTTCACCGCCACCGCATCATGATATTTACTCGATTGAAGACCTCGCCCAGCTCATTTATGACCTCAAACAGATCAATCCAGAGGCGCTGGTGACCGTTAAGCTCGTGGCACGTTCGGGCATTGGCACGATTGCCGCAGGGGTTGCCAAGGCCAAAGCCGATGGCATTCTGATTTCAGGCTATAATGGGGGCACAGGCGCTAGCCCGCTTTCCTCAATCCATTATGCCGGTATGCCGTGGGAAATGGGCCTTTCCGAGACCCATCAAATGCTCATGCTCAACCGTCTGCGCCACCGCATGGTGCTGCGTGTCGATGGCGGGATTAAAACAGGTCGGGATATTGTCATTGCGGCCATGTTAGGGGCAGAAGAATTTGGGATTGGCACGGCCTCCCTCATCGCAATGGGCTGTCTGATGGTACGCCAGTGCCATTCCAACACCTGCCCTGTTGGTGTGTGCGTCCAAGACCCCGAACTGCGCAAGAAATTTGCAGGCAAGCCCGAAGATGTCATCAACCTCTTTACCCTCATTGCCGAAGATGTCCGCCATCTTTTAGCGAGCCTTGGCGTGCGAAGTCTCAAAGAGATTATCGGACGCTCTGACCTCCTCCGCCAAATCTCCAGAGGGGCTGATGAGCTGGAAGACCTCGACCTCAATTCCCTCCTTGTCCAGTCTGATGAAGACGGCACGGCACGCTATTGCACGTTAAAAGAGCGCAATGAAGTGCCAGATTCCTTAGATGGGGTGATTATTCAGGACGCAGCGCCCCTTTTTGAACGGAAAGAGAAGCTCCACCTTCATTATCGTGTCCGTAACACCCACCGTGCGGTCGGCACACGGATTTCCTCAAAAATCGTCCGCCAGTTCGGCATGGACGGGCTTCAAGACGGGCATCTCACCCTTTCCCTTCATGGAACGGCGGGGCAGTCCTTGGGCGCTTTTGGTGTCAAAGGCTTAAAAATCCAAGTCGAAGGCGATGCCAATGATTATGTGGGCAAAGGGCTTTCAGGCGCTATCATTGCGCTCTCTCCTTCCCCCAGCCAGTCAGGAGATCCCCAACAAAATAGCATTGCGGGCAATACCCTCCTTTACGGGGCAACCTCAGGCTATCTCTTTGCCGCAGGACAAGTCGGCGAACGTTTTGCCGTGCGAAACTCTGGCGCTGTGGGTGTCGTGGAAGGGTGCAGCTCAAACGCCTGTGAATATATGACAGGCGGCATTGCTGTTATCTTAGGCGAAACAGGCGATAATTTCGGGGCTGGCTTTACGGGAGGCCGAGCCTTTGTCCTCGATCAATCGGGCACGTTTGAATCCAAACTTAACCGCAACGGCCTCAACTGGCACCGAATTGAAAAAGACAGTGCAGAGGCCAAAGAGTTAAAAACGCTCATTGAACGCCATGTCACAGAGACGCAGAGTCTTTACGCCAAAAACCTCCTGAAAAATTGGGATATGCTCTTACCTCAGTTCTGGTACATCGTCCCCAAAGACTATGAAAACTTTCTCAAACAACACGGAAAATAA
- a CDS encoding FRG domain-containing protein, whose amino-acid sequence MSDKMTTKKVIENVTDFMEAISALQKKQKSKHDCFFYRGLLSASYDLRPPLFRREDYPAKEKLLMQELLSRQAPAFAKDKTMFERLVRAQHYELPTRLMDVTDNPLIALYFACADWKTGQAKIEKNCNGKNIEKNGKIVIFCQERQNIHYFNSHRTKLLSNLAQLSQTRTFRQKRTKSSRYKRQYNIFSSNNSRGHQAS is encoded by the coding sequence ATGAGTGATAAAATGACGACAAAGAAAGTCATAGAAAATGTGACTGATTTCATGGAAGCAATCTCCGCTTTGCAGAAAAAACAAAAAAGCAAGCATGACTGTTTTTTTTATCGTGGATTACTGAGCGCTTCATATGATTTGAGGCCACCACTTTTCCGAAGAGAAGATTACCCTGCCAAAGAAAAACTTCTCATGCAGGAACTTCTTTCCCGACAAGCGCCAGCCTTTGCTAAAGACAAAACAATGTTTGAGCGCCTCGTACGGGCGCAACATTACGAACTTCCCACACGTTTAATGGATGTTACAGATAACCCGCTCATTGCGCTTTATTTTGCCTGCGCTGATTGGAAAACAGGACAAGCAAAAATTGAAAAAAATTGTAACGGTAAAAACATAGAAAAAAATGGAAAAATTGTCATTTTTTGTCAAGAACGGCAAAATATTCACTATTTTAATAGCCACAGAACAAAGCTTCTCTCTAATCTTGCACAGCTCTCTCAAACCAGAACATTCCGCCAAAAAAGAACAAAAAGCTCCAGATATAAAAGACAATACAATATCTTTTCCAGCAACAATTCGAGAGGACACCAAGCCTCTTGA
- a CDS encoding sel1 repeat family protein codes for MEKLSFFVKNGKIFTILIATEQSFSLILHSSLKPEHSAKKEQKAPDIKDNTISFPATIREDTKPLESPKALKEILSLVQNEYSGFREEIKIEDLRSPILVIPQQNNERIIAQHGAFILFGLDERTLKENDLEKHLFGEIKSFEVNASKKSAILKELKTLGIHLHTLLPGIEHCAHYLMDLLEPKEENTPEENFNLGLMYCKGNGVTQDYKKALGYWEKAANKEDALARACLGVIYYCGNGVPQDYQKARELWEKAADQGHPAAQCNLGNMYLYGLGGVPRSPQKAFELWQPLASKGLALAQHNLGVWYRDLNPSSLEKARYWFKKAADQDFQPAIDALKMLDAEEAKDKAQASDKEPPEGDEKPDA; via the coding sequence ATGGAAAAATTGTCATTTTTTGTCAAGAACGGCAAAATATTCACTATTTTAATAGCCACAGAACAAAGCTTCTCTCTAATCTTGCACAGCTCTCTCAAACCAGAACATTCCGCCAAAAAAGAACAAAAAGCTCCAGATATAAAAGACAATACAATATCTTTTCCAGCAACAATTCGAGAGGACACCAAGCCTCTTGAAAGTCCAAAAGCCTTAAAAGAAATCCTCAGCTTGGTTCAAAATGAATATTCAGGCTTTCGTGAAGAAATCAAAATTGAAGATTTACGCTCCCCCATCCTCGTAATCCCTCAACAAAACAATGAACGTATTATCGCACAACATGGCGCTTTTATTTTATTTGGACTAGATGAGAGAACATTAAAGGAAAATGATTTAGAGAAACATCTCTTCGGCGAAATAAAATCTTTTGAAGTTAACGCCTCAAAAAAAAGTGCTATCTTAAAAGAGCTAAAAACACTCGGTATTCATCTTCATACGCTTCTACCCGGCATTGAACATTGCGCCCATTATTTAATGGATCTGCTAGAGCCAAAGGAAGAAAATACACCAGAAGAAAATTTTAATCTTGGCCTAATGTATTGCAAAGGTAATGGTGTTACCCAAGATTATAAAAAGGCACTTGGGTATTGGGAAAAAGCTGCCAACAAAGAAGATGCGTTGGCACGAGCTTGCCTTGGTGTGATATATTATTGTGGAAACGGCGTTCCACAAGACTATCAAAAAGCACGAGAATTATGGGAAAAAGCGGCAGATCAGGGACATCCAGCGGCTCAGTGCAATCTTGGAAACATGTATCTCTATGGCTTGGGAGGTGTACCTAGAAGCCCCCAAAAAGCTTTTGAATTGTGGCAACCACTTGCAAGCAAAGGCCTTGCTCTAGCACAACATAATCTTGGTGTTTGGTATAGAGATTTAAATCCATCAAGTCTTGAAAAGGCACGCTATTGGTTTAAAAAAGCAGCAGATCAAGACTTCCAACCTGCCATTGATGCCCTCAAAATGCTTGACGCAGAAGAAGCAAAGGACAAGGCGCAGGCAAGTGACAAAGAACCACCCGAAGGCGATGAAAAACCCGATGCTTAA
- a CDS encoding sel1 repeat family protein, with translation MTQKPSEKTFPAQEILAKAHRALSENDPQDAFTSFEQAANAGNPEAYYELAKLYYENRVNLGDLKDEERLTLAKKHLQKAVTRFHYCPEKLQHLLKEINDALIKEMLKRSLLNPFKTRDRKSFTSLLTFLKVDEATRTHFLTLFDANEESPLLEQIKTL, from the coding sequence ATGACTCAAAAACCCTCCGAAAAAACCTTTCCAGCGCAAGAGATTTTAGCCAAGGCGCACCGTGCGCTTTCGGAAAATGATCCGCAAGATGCCTTCACCTCTTTTGAGCAGGCTGCGAACGCCGGCAATCCCGAGGCCTATTATGAACTCGCCAAGCTTTATTATGAAAACCGTGTTAATTTGGGGGATTTAAAGGACGAAGAACGCCTCACCCTTGCCAAAAAACATTTGCAAAAAGCGGTGACACGCTTTCACTATTGCCCTGAAAAGCTCCAGCATCTTTTAAAAGAAATCAATGATGCGCTCATTAAGGAAATGCTGAAAAGATCCCTGCTCAATCCCTTTAAAACACGGGATAGAAAGAGCTTTACTTCCCTCCTGACCTTTCTCAAAGTCGATGAAGCCACCCGAACGCACTTCCTCACTTTGTTCGATGCCAACGAAGAATCCCCCCTCCTCGAGCAGATTAAAACGCTTTAA
- a CDS encoding HAD family hydrolase — MNIYFDFDGTIADTGPALVEAVRLSFLEQDLPAPTAEQIIPLSGFPLQEILGMLLGHAPDSQEIFEFRELVEKFYAEMALGEICLFPKMRELLHELSPKANLMGILTNKPTKCVLNETKHLEIQPYFHVILGADVAGAAKPATDILDMAHIMLELPEDIREESAQNSLMIGDSTADMGLAKATGMTAIGVTWGAQSASVLKEGGADHIAQTTSELREILLALLKK, encoded by the coding sequence ATGAATATCTATTTTGATTTTGACGGCACGATTGCCGATACAGGGCCAGCCTTGGTGGAGGCTGTGCGCTTGAGCTTTTTAGAGCAGGATTTGCCAGCCCCAACGGCGGAGCAGATTATACCGCTTTCAGGATTTCCATTACAGGAGATTTTGGGCATGCTCCTCGGCCATGCGCCAGATTCCCAAGAAATCTTTGAATTTCGGGAGCTGGTGGAGAAATTCTATGCGGAAATGGCGCTGGGCGAAATTTGCCTTTTTCCGAAAATGCGGGAATTGCTCCATGAGCTTTCGCCCAAAGCGAATTTGATGGGGATTTTAACCAATAAACCGACAAAATGCGTTTTGAATGAAACAAAACATCTCGAAATTCAGCCTTATTTCCATGTGATTTTGGGGGCAGATGTTGCTGGCGCTGCGAAACCCGCAACCGATATTTTGGATATGGCGCATATTATGCTTGAACTGCCAGAGGACATTCGGGAGGAAAGCGCTCAAAACAGCCTGATGATTGGCGATAGCACCGCTGATATGGGATTGGCGAAGGCCACGGGTATGACGGCCATCGGCGTGACATGGGGCGCACAAAGCGCCAGCGTGCTAAAAGAAGGCGGTGCAGATCATATTGCCCAAACCACCTCCGAACTCAGAGAAATCCTCCTCGCCCTTTTAAAGAAATAA
- a CDS encoding alpha/beta hydrolase, with product MAEKHSRPFGFSSHRLRPVLLAGATLIGTAGLIRAASKKKGISTQAFLWLKLFDALNPFMKRHCWSIVNRLHLDGPRQFWRWQKKRADDCMEGKLGDLEAFITTPPEGAGTPLHILYLHGGDFVAGMMPYYGWMLSDLAHQLSCTIDMPLIPLAPSFQYETGMARILEAYKALEQEVGAENIVIMGDSAGGWLSYALVREIAQAKLPQAKAAILISPFLDLACMGVDQPDLEKNDPILDISFLREGGRMWAGERSLTDPKVNLITAPHQDGLPPIMVFTGTRDVLNSDARRLKEKEPWIVLEQYTGMPHIFPVGKRLPEAHHAIGRMIEFIRNPQKAETKEEQENLYETSRGFTWQIPVKKADPTLFSADLTRQAFEKKEGDWRSSKTSHTIDEDWDLAAEEDKKEDEKENEHSLSK from the coding sequence ATGGCAGAAAAACATTCCCGCCCTTTCGGTTTTTCCTCCCACCGCCTCCGCCCCGTTTTACTTGCCGGGGCTACTTTGATCGGTACAGCAGGCCTCATCAGGGCCGCCTCGAAAAAGAAAGGCATCTCGACACAAGCGTTTTTGTGGCTGAAACTTTTTGATGCCCTTAACCCCTTTATGAAACGACATTGCTGGTCAATTGTCAACCGCCTCCACCTTGACGGGCCACGCCAGTTCTGGCGCTGGCAGAAAAAGCGTGCCGATGACTGCATGGAAGGCAAGCTCGGCGATTTAGAGGCTTTTATCACCACACCGCCTGAGGGGGCAGGCACACCGCTCCATATTCTCTATCTTCATGGGGGCGATTTTGTGGCTGGCATGATGCCCTATTATGGCTGGATGCTCAGCGATCTTGCCCATCAGCTCAGCTGTACCATCGATATGCCCCTGATCCCCCTCGCCCCGTCCTTTCAATATGAGACAGGCATGGCACGGATTTTAGAAGCGTATAAAGCACTGGAACAGGAAGTCGGTGCGGAAAATATTGTCATTATGGGCGATTCCGCAGGGGGCTGGCTTTCTTATGCCCTCGTGCGTGAAATTGCACAGGCAAAACTGCCCCAAGCCAAAGCGGCTATTTTAATTTCGCCCTTTTTAGACCTTGCCTGTATGGGCGTGGATCAGCCAGACCTTGAGAAAAATGATCCAATCCTTGATATTTCTTTCCTTCGGGAAGGCGGCCGCATGTGGGCTGGAGAACGCTCTTTAACAGATCCGAAAGTCAATCTTATCACTGCACCGCATCAGGACGGGCTACCGCCTATCATGGTCTTTACGGGCACACGGGACGTTCTCAACTCGGATGCGAGACGGCTCAAAGAAAAAGAGCCTTGGATTGTGTTAGAGCAATATACAGGCATGCCCCATATTTTCCCTGTTGGGAAACGTCTGCCAGAGGCGCATCACGCCATTGGGCGCATGATTGAATTTATCCGCAATCCGCAAAAAGCGGAAACGAAGGAGGAGCAGGAAAACCTCTATGAGACGAGCCGTGGTTTTACTTGGCAAATCCCTGTTAAAAAAGCTGATCCAACCTTGTTCAGTGCGGATTTAACCCGTCAGGCTTTTGAGAAAAAAGAGGGCGACTGGCGCTCAAGCAAAACCTCTCATACCATTGACGAGGATTGGGATCTCGCCGCAGAGGAAGACAAAAAAGAGGATGAGAAAGAGAACGAACATTCTCTTTCAAAATAA
- a CDS encoding DUF4435 domain-containing protein, with protein MPMTKTPLATVKIPRFNGQNTEANIDDLELKIHAGEIFVFMGANGSGKTRLGVFLEKKIDPPATFPFNQQTSYNPNSPKCYRIAAQRSVIVPEKINRSSNSVEAKKTLFLVHGKSTLSPSLILQNDFEKALDILFLDTMNDSYEYHQEAKLNPENIKSPKHTILDKALGLWTKINPHRELNFDNKMWALQTINPDKNETYEARELSDGERSIFYYIAQALLAPENAVILLDEPELHLNRTILAQLWNEIEEMRPDCAFIYMTHDPDFAATRQNARKYAVSAYQKETNAEKWEIELVPEEIGFPEEILLKVIGSRQNILFVEGKKTSLDYALYKAAYPTWLAIPIEGCQTVIDTVKALNDCPSLHRVKIAGIIDNDGRSSKQIEALKEKNIHTLEVAEIENLFLLPEIFKILCRIKDHSEKEAESKLEDLKEKIKKLIQTKKEEYVFDYNKRALLQQLQDIISPEDKDKSLKQFQEKIKKNNPFINPIQHGQDRLKEIETALETNDYKTLLFLCDDKGFLGQATSILGEKDYTDWLPRILRNASGEHHLALREALKKVLPSETELLANQAKTKI; from the coding sequence ATGCCTATGACAAAAACACCTCTTGCAACTGTCAAAATCCCCCGCTTTAACGGGCAAAACACAGAAGCAAACATTGACGATTTAGAACTCAAAATCCATGCAGGCGAAATTTTTGTTTTTATGGGCGCAAATGGGTCTGGTAAAACCCGTTTAGGGGTTTTTCTGGAGAAGAAAATAGATCCTCCTGCCACATTCCCATTCAATCAGCAGACCTCCTACAATCCCAACAGCCCAAAATGCTACCGTATTGCAGCGCAGCGTTCTGTTATTGTCCCCGAAAAAATCAATAGAAGTTCCAATTCTGTTGAGGCAAAAAAGACCCTCTTCCTTGTTCATGGAAAAAGCACATTGTCACCCTCCCTCATACTCCAAAACGATTTTGAAAAAGCCTTAGATATTCTGTTTTTAGATACAATGAATGACTCTTATGAGTATCACCAAGAGGCGAAATTAAACCCCGAAAATATTAAATCTCCGAAACATACAATTTTAGATAAAGCTCTTGGGCTCTGGACAAAAATCAATCCACATCGAGAACTCAATTTTGATAATAAAATGTGGGCATTACAAACCATCAACCCAGATAAAAATGAAACCTACGAGGCAAGGGAATTAAGCGACGGCGAACGGAGTATTTTTTACTATATTGCCCAGGCTCTTTTAGCCCCTGAAAATGCCGTTATTCTGCTCGATGAACCCGAACTCCATCTTAATCGGACGATTTTGGCGCAATTATGGAATGAAATTGAAGAAATGCGCCCAGATTGCGCCTTCATTTACATGACGCACGATCCTGATTTTGCCGCAACCCGTCAAAATGCACGAAAATATGCGGTAAGCGCCTATCAAAAAGAGACTAATGCTGAAAAATGGGAGATAGAACTTGTCCCAGAAGAGATTGGATTTCCCGAAGAGATTCTTCTCAAAGTAATTGGCAGCCGCCAAAATATTCTTTTCGTGGAAGGCAAAAAAACGAGCCTTGATTATGCCCTCTATAAAGCTGCCTATCCCACATGGCTTGCTATCCCAATAGAGGGCTGCCAAACTGTCATCGACACCGTTAAGGCACTCAATGATTGCCCTTCCCTACACCGTGTAAAAATCGCAGGTATTATTGATAATGATGGCCGATCGTCTAAACAAATCGAAGCGTTAAAAGAGAAAAATATCCACACTTTAGAAGTAGCCGAAATAGAAAATTTATTTCTCTTGCCTGAAATTTTTAAAATTCTTTGTCGAATTAAGGATCATTCTGAAAAGGAAGCCGAAAGCAAACTCGAAGACTTAAAAGAAAAAATTAAAAAACTTATTCAGACAAAAAAAGAGGAATACGTCTTTGACTATAATAAACGGGCTTTATTACAGCAATTACAAGACATCATCTCTCCCGAAGATAAAGATAAATCACTTAAACAATTTCAAGAAAAAATTAAAAAAAACAATCCATTTATTAATCCTATCCAACATGGACAGGATCGGCTCAAAGAAATTGAAACAGCCCTCGAAACAAATGATTATAAAACCCTACTTTTCCTCTGCGACGACAAAGGATTTTTGGGACAAGCAACGTCTATTTTAGGCGAAAAAGACTATACTGATTGGCTTCCCCGTATCCTCAGAAACGCTTCTGGGGAGCATCATCTCGCCCTTAGAGAAGCGCTTAAAAAAGTCCTTCCATCAGAGACGGAACTTTTAGCAAATCAGGCGAAGACAAAAATATGA